GGGTCGAGGAACCGGTACACGACGTCGGCCGCAGTGTTGGCCAGGATCACCGCCGTGGAGAAGAACAGGAACGTCCCCTGCAGCAGCGGCAGGTCGGGGATGCGCAGTGCCTGGTAGGCGAGCAGCCCGAGCCCGGGCCAGCTGAACACCGTCTCGGTGAGGATCGCGCCGCCCACCACACCACCGAGTTGCAGGAAGACGAGGGTGACCGTGGGCAGCAGCGCGTTGGGTACGGCATGCCGGCGGCGTACGTCGTCGTCCCGCAGCCCCTTGGCGCGGGCGGTGACCAGATAGTCCGCGTCCTTCTCGTCCAGGATCGACGACCGCATCACCAGGACGTACTGCGCATAGATCACCGCGGTCATGGTGAGCACCGGCAGCACCAGGTGGTGCAGCGTGTCCAGCGCCTGCGGCCAGAAGCCGTCCGGGGTGTACGGGGAGACCATGCCGTTGACGGGGAACAGCCCGAGGTACCGGCCGAACGCCATGATGACGATCATCCCGAACCAGAACGTCGGCGCCGACCACAGCGTGAGCGACACACCCACCTGCACCTTGTCGAACCTGCTGCCCTGGCGCCAGCCGGCCCGGGTGCCGATCCACAGCCCGAGCGACACCGCCAGCACCAGAGCGGTGCCGGTGAGCAGCACCGTCGCGCCGAGCCGGGCGCCGATCAGCGAGGTGACCGGCTGTTGGTACTGGTAGGACTGGCCGAGGTCCCCGGTGAGCACGCCCTGCAGGTAGTGCACGAACTGCAGCGACAGCGGCTGGTCCAGGCCGAGCCGGTGCCGCAGGGCGGCGCGTTCGGCGGGCGTGGTCGGCACGTCCCGGGTCAGCGCGTCGACGGGATCGCCGCCGAGGACGCGGAACAGGAAGAACGCCGAGAACACCACCATCAGCAGCGACACCGCGGCGCCGCCCAGCTTGGCCAGGGCGTACTTCGCGAAGCCGCGGCCGGCAGCGGCCGAGCCACTGTGCCCGCCGCCGCTCGAAACGCTCGAACCGTCCGAACTCTTCGACGCGGCGCCCGGCGACTCCGCCACCAGCGAGGGATCCATGCTCATCCGTGCGGGCTACTCTCGCTCGTCGGCGGTCCGGCGGCGGCGCACCGCGACCAGTGCGGCGGCCGCGGCGACCACGACGACGACCGCACCGCCACCGAGGTAGAGGCCGGTCCGCGACTCCTTCTTCTCGGCCTTCACCACCGGCTTGGCCGAGACGAACGCCCAGTTGCCCTGCTGGCCGGAGATCATGCCCCGCTTCGCCGGCTGCTTGACGAAACCGGTCCAGCGGTCGCTGCGGTAGGCCTCCAGCGTGTCGGCGTACCTCAGTACGACAACCGGCGCCTGGGTGTAGAGGATCTGCTGCATCTGCTTGACGAGATCCGCCCGCTTGGCGAGGTCGCTCTCCTGCTTCTGCTGCTCGTGCAGCTTGTCGTAGGCGGGGTTGCAGTAGAAGGTCTCGGTGTCGCGCTGGGTGCCGGAGCCGTCGTCGGGGAGCACGCCGCACGTGTGCAGACTGAGGATCGACGTCGGGTCGGGCCCCACGCCCCAGCCGGAGAAGATGATGTCGTACTTCCCGAGGTAGAGCAGGTCGTTGAGCTTGGTGAAGTCGGCACTCTCGATCTTGGTGTCGATGCCGATCTGCTTCCACCAGCCCTTGAGGTACTCCGAGTCGGTGGCCTCCGACGGGGTGTCGGCGTGGTTGAGCAGCCGGAACTTCAGCGGCCGGCCGTTGCCCGGCATCCGCCGGATGCCGTCGGGGCCACGCTTGTAGCCCGCCTTGTCGAGTATGCGGTTGGCCTCGGCGATGTCGTACGTCACCTTCTCCGACCCGCTGGGCTGCCAGAAGTACGTACTGAAGATCGGCGGTATGTAGCTCACACCGGGCTGGGCGAGACCGTCGTTGACCTTCTTGATCAGCTCGTCCTTGTCGATGGCGTGGTGGATCGCCTGCCGCACCCGGGGGTCCCTCAGCGCCGGGTGCCCGTCGCCCAGCGTCTTGCCGTCCTTGGTGCGCGCGCCGACGTTGAACGTGATGGCGCTGAACCGGCGGTTCTGGGCCTGGTTGAGGGTGATCCCGGGCTTGTTCCGCAGCGCCTTGTACTGCGCGGGGGTGAGGCCGCTCACCAGGTCGACCTCACCGGCGAGCAGCGCCTGCACGCTCGCGTCGGGCGTCTTGTAGTAGCGGAAGACGAGTTCGTCGTAGGCGGGCGGGCCGTCCCAGTAGTTCTTGTTCGCCTTCAGCCGGATGTACTGGTCGGTCTTGAACTCCACCACCTGGAAGGGCCCGGAGCCGACCAGCGGGAAGTCGAAGTTCTTGAAGTCGCCGATGTTCTTCACCTTCGACCAGATGTGCTCGGGCACGATCGCGTTGTCGAGGGCGAGCATCTGGTTGGTCGGTCGCTTGAGCTTGATGACCAGGGTGGTGTCGTTCGGCGCGTCGACACTGGCGAAGTTCTCCACCAGGTCGGAGGAGGACGCCCGGGCCGCCTTGTCGGTCATCATCAGCCGGTAGGTGAACGCCGCGTCGTGCGCGGTCAGCGGCTTCCCGTCGGAGAACTTCACGCCCTTGCGGATCGTGTAGGTCCAGGTCAGGTGGTCCGCCGACTCCTCCCACTTCGTGGCCAGTCCCGGAATCGGCCTGAAGTCCTTCGCACTCCAGTCGATGAGCGAGTCGTAGGTCAGCCCTGCCACGGTGTAGCCGATCGCGAAGAACGACATGAACGGGTTGAACGTGTCCACCGACTGCGAGGCGGCCACGACCAGTTGCCTCGGCTGCTTGCTCGCCGGCGCCTCCTCGGCGTGCCCGACGCCGGCGGGGAGGCAGAGCGCGACCACGGCGAACAGCGCCGCCAGGACGGCGAGGGCTCTCTTCCGCGATCGGGTGGCTGTCGGCATGAGGGTCCTCCTGAGGCGGCCACGAGGTCCCGCGTACGGCCGGTGCGCGGGTCCACGAAGTGGGTGTCACGAACGCGATCCCACAAGAAAGTTGCTGCTGAGGTTTGTACCAGGCAGAAATCTGACGGAGATCGTCGACGAATGCTGGCGGTCGGTGGCACGCCAGGTCAAGGGTGGGTCCGCAGGTGGGACGAGCCGGTCGCAGGGCAGGATGGCGTGGTAGTACGAAACCACCCGAACGACCACCGAACGACCGGAGGATCCATGGCCACCACGCGTACGGCGAACGCCCACTGGGAGGGCTCCCTGATGGAGGGGGCCGGCCGAGTCTCGCTGGACTCGTCGGGCATCGGCACCTACGACGTCACCTGGGCGTCGCGAGCCGAGAACGCCGCCAGCGGCCGGACCAGCCCCGAGGAACTCATCGCCGCGGCGCACTCGACGTGCTACTCGATGGCGCTCTCGCACGGGCTCGCCCAGGCGGGCACGCCGCCGGAGAAGGTCGACACCAAGGCGGACGTGACGTTCCAGCCCGGTGAGGGCATCACCGGCATCCACCTGACCGTGCGCGCCAGCGTGCCCGGTCTGGACGCCGACGGGTTCGCGGCCGCGGCCGAGGGCGCGAAGGAGAACTGCCCGGTGTCGAAGGCGCTCGCCGGCACCAAGATCACCCTCGACGCCGCGCTGGTCTGAGCGTCGTACGAGCCTGTACGTCGTACCAGTCGTACGGCCTGAACGCCGTCTACTGGGACGGGCCGCACACCGGGACGGGCCGGCCGGGGGTCACACCCCGGCGGCCTGGCCCGGCTGGCCCGGCCAGATCGGCGCGGGCACCCGGATGCCCTTGGCGTCGAACAGCGCCTTCAGCCGCAGCCGCAGCTCCCGCTGGACCCCGAAGTGCTCGTTGGGCCGGGTCTTGCCGATCACCCGCAGGGTCAGCGCCGCGCCGTTGACCTCCTCGATCCCGACGACGTGCGGCGCCTCCAGGATCCGGTCGCGGAACTCGTCCTCGTCGCTGAGCGTGCGGGCGGTGTCGTTGATGAGCTCCTCGACCTGGGCGACGTCCTCGTCGTAGGCGACCGAGACGTCGAGGACCAGGCTGGACCAGCCCTGGCTCTTGTTGCCCACGCGGACGATCTCGCCGTTGCGCACGTGCCACAGCACACCGTCGCCGTCCCGCAGCCTGGTCACCCGCAGGCCGACGCCCTCCACGGTGCCGGTGGCCTGGCCCATGTCGATGACGTCGCCGACGCCGTACTGGTCCTCCAGCAGCATGAAGACACCGGAGATGAAGTCCTTGACGAGGTTCTGGGCGCCGAAGCCGATCGCGACGCCCACGACGCCGGCGCTGGCGATGATCGGCGCCATGTTGTAGCCGAGCTGCTGCAGCACCATCAAGGAGGTGACACCGAAGATCACCGCCGTGGCGATGCTCTTGAACAGCGATCCCAGCGCGTGCGCCCGCTGGGCCCGGCGCTCGTGGTAGAGCCCGCCGGGGTTGGACAGCAGCGCGGCCGCCTTCTGGCTGCCGAGGAAGTGCTTCGGCTTCGGCAGCCCGGCCGTCGTGCCGACCACCCGGTCGATCAGCCGGTTGAGGCCGAACCGGACGGCGACGGCCAGCACGATCAGCAATGCGATGTGCGCGGGCACGTCGGCGAGCTGGGTGAATCGCTCCCAGGTGAGTGCGAGGGACATCAGCGGGTTCCAGGTGGCGCGGGGACGTCGGACCGACTCGAGCCTAGGTGGGCACTCTCGGCGAGCCGTCACCAGCCCGTCTGGTCGCGGGGTCGCGCCGGTGTACGAGATGCACGGTTCGCCCCGGATCGTCGCTCCTCGGGTGCGGTGACGCGCCGGGTGAGGCGCGCGGTGATGTGGCCGGTGATGTCCCCTGGCCGTCAGGCGGCGGGGCACCCGCGCACGTGCGGGCGAGGGTGAGTACGGTTGTGGTCCGTGACGAAGGGTAGGGCGATGATCGGTCGGGCTTTGCCGCGTGTTCTCGTCGTGGGTTCGCTCGCGACCGTCGGTGCCGTCGGCTCGGCGGGCGTCGCGCTGGCGGGGACCCCCGACACCTGGACCAAGGAAACGCCGATGCCGATGCTGGAGGTGCTCGGCATCTACGCCGGCATCCCGATCGGGTTGTTCGCGCTGATCACCTTGCTGGTGCTGACTCCTTCGCTGATCCGCGGTTCGCGGGTGCAGCCCGGCGTCTCCTGGAGCGGCCAGCCGGAGTGGTTCGGTGACCGGCCGGGCGCCGAGGAGAGCGTCGAGGCCGACCGCACCGAGCGGTCCACGGGTGGCCCCGAGGGCCCCACCGGCGCCGGACGAGGGGGCGCGGGTGGCCAGTGGTGACACGCTCAGCTCGCGGGAGCGCGCCGACATCGAACGCGCGGTCCGCATCGCCGAGCAGCTGTCCGGCCTGAGCTTCTCCGTCTACGTAGGCCCCGCCGAGGTTCCCGCGCGGGAGTACGCCGAAAAGCTGCACGCCGAGCTCGCGGCCCCCGAACACAGCGTCCTGGTGTTGGTCGACCCTGGCCGGCGCCAGCTGGAGATCGTGACCGGCACCGAGGCCCGCAGATTCCTTCGCGACACCGACTGCCAGCTGGTGGTGCTGGGCATGAAGTCGGCGTTCGCCGACGGTGACCTGGTGGGTGGCCTGGTGTCTGGCATCCAGCAGCTCGGCGACCACGCCCGTCACCCCCGCACGGTGCACACCGACGAGCCGTAGGATCGCCTGAACCCCCGCAGTTGACCCAGCGAGGAGCCATCCCTGTGGTTGCCCCTGGCATGTCGATTCCCGCAGCCCTTGCTCCGCTGCCCGCCGGGTACGCCGAGTTGTACCGGCGGCTGTACCACGTGGTGGATGCCGACGAACGGATCCGGGCGATGTGGCTGTCCGGGTCGCTGGCCCGTGGTGACGCCGACGCCGGGTCGGACCTGGACGTCCTCCTCGCCGTACGCGACGACGACTTCGACGCCTTCGCCGGCTCCTGGCGGGAGTGGCTCGGGACCGTCACGCCGACGCTGATCGCCCGGGCGCTGCCGTTCGCCGCCGGCGCCTTCTACGTCACGACGGCCGACTGCCTGCGGCTGGACGTGGTGACCGAGCGGGTCTCCGGCCTGGGCGAGACGCCGCACCGCCACCGGCTGGCCGTCCTCGACCGCGACGGGCTGGACGCCACGGTGCCCGCGCCCGGGCCCGGCCGGGGTCCGGACACCGAGCAGATGGCCCGGCTGGTGGAGGAGTTCTTCCGGCAGCAGGCCATCTTCCCCGCGATGGTGGCGCGCGGCGACTGGCTGTGCGTCTGTGTCGGCGTTCAGCAGGCCCAGCAGATGCTGTACGACCTGTTCGTCCAAGCCAACCAGCCGCTGCCCCCGATGGGGATCAAGCGGTGGAGCGCGAAGCTCACTCCGGAACAACGCGCGGTGCTGGAGCGCCTGCCTGCTCCCTCTCCGAGCAACCCGGCCTCGGCGATCACCGCGATGCGGGCGACCGCGCTGGCCTGGCGGTTCGTCGGGAAGGCCACGCTGGTCGCGGCGGGGGTGCCGTGGCCGGCCGAGCTGGACCGCGCGGTCGGTGCGTACGTGGACCGCGAGGTCCCCTCGTTCCTCGCCGCGGCGTCCGCGCCGCCCGACGCCCGTCCGGGGTGACGCTTCCGGCCGCGGAGGCGGCCGTGCGGGAGACGTGAGGGGCCGGTGCCGGGATCACCCGGCACCGGCCCTTTCGTACTGCTCAGCCGCCCGAACCCTCAGCCCCACAAGGGTTCGGCGAGCGTCAACTCAGGCGTGCGCGTCGCGCTCCTGCGCCCGCAGCCCACGCTCGATGTCGGCGACACCCTCCTCGACCAGCCGCCGCACGGCTGGCACCGGCTGCTTCTCCTCCAGCCAGGCACGCACCCGGTCGACCGTGTCCTGCGTGGCCAGCTGACGCGGGAACAGCCCGATCAGGACGTACTGCGCCATCTCGTTGGCCTTGCGGTCCCAGACCCAGCCGGCCGCGTCGAGGTAGCGGTCGACGTACTCCGCGAGCAGCTCCTCCTGGGCGGGCTGCCAGAAGCCGCGGATGGTCCGGAACTGCGTCTGGTTGGGTACGTCGTCGCGGTCGACGGCGATCTCCCAGGCGCGGGCCTTCGCCTCCGCCGTGGGCAGCGAGGCCCGGGCTTGCGCGGCGGCCTCCTGGCCCTTGATGGTGGCGTCGCGTTCGAGCTCGGCGTCGATCCGGGCGTCGTCGATCGCGCCCAGCCGGGCGAGGTTCTGCACCAGCAGCCAGCGCAGCTCGGCGTCGACGGCCAGGCCGTCCAGGACGACCGCACCCTCGAGCAGGTCACCGAGGTAGCCGGCGTGCTCGTCGATGGCCGCCGACGCGAACGAGCGGACGAGCGCGAGCTGGTGGTCGCTGCCGGGTTCGGCGTCCTGGGCCAGCGCGAGCACGCCCGCGGCGAACGCCCGGCGCGCCTCCTCCCGCCGCTCCGGAGCGGTGTACATCTCCACCGCCGTGGCGGCGGTGCGCAGGAGCAGCTGGACGACGTTGATGTCCGGCTCCTTGCCGACCCCGCTCAGCACCAGCGCGAGGTAGTCGCGGGCGGCCAGCTCCGCGTCGCGCGTCATGTCCCACGCGGCGGTCCAGCACAGCGACCGGGGCAGGGAGTCGGTCAGGTCGCCGATGTGGTCGACGAGGGTGGAAAGCGACCGGTCGTCCAGCCGGATCTTGGCGTAGGTGAGGTCGTCGTCGTTGAGCAGAACGAGGTCCGGACGGCGGGCACCCACCAGTTGCGGCACCTCGGTGCGCTCGCCGACGACGTCCAGCTCCACCCGGTCACGGCGGACCAGGCCCTCGTCGGTGCGGTCGTACAGGCCGACCGCCACCCGGTGCGAGCGCAGCGTGGGCTGCTCGGCGATCGCGGACTGCAGCACCGCGAACGACCCGAAGTTCCCCTCGGCGTCCTCGTCGAACTCCGCGCGCAGCGTGTTGACCCCGGCCGTCTCCAGCCATTCCCGGCTCCAGGAGTCCAGGTCGCGGCCGCTGGTCTCCTCCAGCGCCTCCCGGAGGTCGTCGAGGGTGGCGTTGCGCCATTCGTAGGCCTTGAAGTAGTGCCGGAGCCCGGCGAAGAACTCATCCCGCCCGACCCAGGCCACCAGCTGCTTGAGGACGCTCGCGCCCTTGGCGTAGGTGATGCCGTCGAAGTTGACCTCGACGTCGGCCAGGTCGCGGATGTCGGCGGAGATCGGGTGCGTCGAGGGAAGCTGGTCCTGGCGGTAGGCCCAGGTCTTGTCGGTGTTGGCGAACGTCGTCCAGCCGTGCGACCAGCGGGTCGACTCGACCTGGCACAGCACGCTGGCGTACGTCGCGAACGACTCGTTCAGCCACAGGTCGTCCCACCAGCGCATGGTCACCAGGTCGCCGAACCACATGTGCGCCAGCTCGTGCAGGATCGTCACCGCCCGCGCCTCGTACGACGCGTCGGTGGTGCGGCTGCGGAAGAGGTACTCGTCGCGGATCGTCACGCAGCCGGCGTTCTCCATCGCGCCCATGTTGTACTCGGGCACGAACAGCTGGTCGTACTTCGCGAACGGGTAGGGGTAGTCGAACAGCTCCTCGAAGAACGCGAACCCGCGCTTGGTGACGTCGAAGATCTCCTCGGCGTCCAGGTGCTCGGCCAGCGAGGCGCGGCAGTAGACGTCCATCGGGATCTCGGCGTGCATACCGGTGTAGGTGTCGTGGACCACGTGGTAGGGCCCGGCAACCAGCGCGGTGATGTAGGTCGAGATCCGCGGGGTCGCGGCGAACCGCCACACCGACACGCCCTCGCCCGCGGCCTCCGGCTCGGGGCTGGGGGAGTTGGACACCACCCGCCAGGAGCTGGGCGCGGTGACGGTCAGCGCGAACGTGCCCTTCAGGTCCGGCTGCTCGAACGTCGCGTACATCCGGCGGGCGTCCGGCACCTCGAACTGCGTGTAGAGGTAGGCCTGCCCGTCCACCGGGTCGAAGAAGCGGTGCAGTCCCTCACCGGTGTTCATGTACGCGGCGTCGGCGACAACCCGCAGCTCGTTGTCGGCGGCGAGGTCGGTCAGCGTGATCCGGGAGCCGTCGTACACGTCGGCGGGATCCAGCGAACGGCCGTTGAGGGTGATCTCGCGGACCGTGGGGGCGATCAGGTCGACGAACGTGCTCGCCCCGGACTCGGTGCTGGTGAAGCGGAGCACCGTCGTGGACGAGTACGTCCTGGCCTGCTGGTCGGTGGCGGTGGTCAGGTCGAGGTGTACGTCGTAACCGTCGACCGACAGGAGACGGGCGCGCTCACGGGCCTCGTCGCGGGTGAGGTTCGTGCCTGGCATGCCGGCCATCCTTCCACGCGCGGCCCGGAGGCGGCGACCGAGATCGGGCAGGTGGCGCGCGGTCGCGGCGTTCGGGGAATGCCGCCGGGGCGGGGCGGGTTGGATTCGTTCGGGGCCGATCGTCGCCCGTGAACGGCGCGTCGCCCGTGAACGGCACGGCGCCGTGACCGGCCGAACACCGTGAGCGGCAGAACACGAGGAGGAGCAGGTATGGCCGAGCAGCTCGAGACCGCTGATTTCTGGTTCGACCCGATCTGTCCGTGGGCGTGGATCACGTCCCGCTGGATGCTCGAGGTCGAGCAGGTACGGCCGGTGCGGACCCGCTGGCACGTGATGAGCCTGGCCGTCCTGAACTCCGGGCGGGACCTGTCCGAGGACTACAAGAAGTCCATGGACAGCGCCTGGGGACCGGTGCGGATCGCGATCGCGGCGGCGCAGCGGGCCGAGCAGGAGGGCGCCGACGTGAACGTGGTGCTCGGCCGGCTCTACACCGAGCTCGGCACCCGCTTCCACCACGAGAAGAAGCCGCGCGAGCGTGCGACGTACGAGGAAGCGCTGGCGGCCGCCGGGCTGCCGGCCGAACTCGTCGAGGCCGCCGGGTCCACCGACTACGACGAGGCACTGCGCAAGAGCCACGCCGAGGGCATGGACCAGGTGGGGTACGAGGTCGGCACGCCGGTGATCAGCGTGGCCGGCTCGGCCTTCTTCGGTCCGGTCGTCTCGCCGATTCCGCGCGGTGAGGACGCCGGGAAGCTGTGGGACGGCGTACGGCTGGTCGCCGGGACCGACGGTTTCTTCGAGCTGAAGCGCAGCCGTACCCGCGGACCGGTCTTCGACTGACCTTCGGCCGAGTTCCGACTGGTCTTCGACTGGTCCGGTTGGAGCCTCCCGGGGCCCTGGGCGTCCGAGCGCAGGCCAGGGCCCCGGGAGCGTTCATCGGGGCCAAAGTCTCACCCTGAGGTTGACCTTCAGTGCCGACTTCGGTTCCGGTCTCGAGTGCGCCTCGAGGTCCGCCTGGCCCGGCGTCAGCTCCGGCATCAGTTCCACACCGCCGATCGGGTGGGAGCGTGCCGGGTGTGCCGGTCGGCGCCGTACACCATCAGCTCGGCTACCGCGATGTCGCCGGCCTCGGCGGACGCCAGGCAGTTCGAGGTGGCCAACGGGTCGGCCTCCTGCTCGCCGCGGTAGGCCGGATTGCCGGTGCACTGGGTGTCCAGGACGACCAGCCGCAGGTGGGTGGCGCGCCGATCACGTACGTCGAAGTCACGGAAGCCCAGGTCGGGCCGCATCGGCCGGGGCCGGGCGGTGTCGAACGCGGGTCCGGCGGCTGGGGCGAGGATCCGGGTCCAGCGGCCGTGCGGTCCGTCGCACCGCGGGCCACCCTGCACCTGCGCGCAGGTCTCCACCGCGAACCTCCGCAGGGCCGCGAACCGGTCCGTGGTCACCGCGCTGACCCGCACCGAACGCACCCATCGAGGTGCCGAGCCGGCCAGGTCGACCGTGACCGTCGTACCCCGTGCGTCCGGTCGCTGTCCGGTGACCGACCACGCCGTGGACTCCCGGTCGTCCACCAGCGCATCCAGCTGGGCAGCCTCCTGCCCGTGGGACGAACCGCCGGGCAGCACCCGCGCGCCGTTGGCCGCCGACGCGAGGTTGGGGTTCAGGTAGAGGGTGAGGTGGCGGGTACGACCGGCCTTCAGCGTCACGGTCGTGTGTCCCATGCCGTAGCCCGGTGCGCTCCAGGTGAGTTCGTAGCGTCCCGGCAGGAGCCGTACCGTCATCCCTCGGGTCGTCGCCGGATCGGTGTCCGCGACCGGAGTGGACGGGTCGGCGTACCTCCCGACGTGGATCCGGGCACCGGCGACCGATCGGCCGTAAGGCCGGGCGATCGCCGCCATCACCAGCTGTACGTGCGCGGCGGCGGGGCGGACGAATCCCGGCACGGTGAAGTCGGGCTCGCCGCGACGGTCCCCGCCCGGCGCGGTGGCCCGGGCGCCGAACCCGCGCCGTGCGAACGCCTCCCACAGCTCCGGCAGGTCGGCCCCGCCGAACCGCAGCCGGTTCGCGGCCAGCAGCGCGTTACGGGCGCCCAGCATGGAGACGCTGCTCTGCTGCAGCGACATCGAGTCCACGAGGAGCTGGATCCAGCGCCGGTTGCCCGGGCACCTGGTGACCGGAAGGGCGCCGCGGGCGCACGACCGCTGCAGCGCCCGGTCACCGGGCGGGGCGGTCGCGGCGTACTTGCGCACCAGCGCCCGGCGGATGTCCCAGTTGACCGCCGACCAGATCTCTCCGTCGGCGGCCAGCCCGCCGGCCGGGTCGTAGCCGACGTTGCCGTAGTTGAGCGGGGCGGTGCCGATCCGGTAGTTGCGAACGCCGCGCCAGTCGCTGCCCGCGACGTACGCCCCGATCGCCGCGCTCTCCGCCGGGCCGGTCGTCGAGCGCGCCTCCGGGGACGTCCTCGTGCCGGTCTCGGCGAGGAACTCCGCCGCCACCAGGTCGGCCCAGCCCTCCGCGACCGCCCGGCCGGCGACGGTGGTGATGCCGGCGTCCGGTCCGCCGACCAGCCGGCTGGCCATCGCGTGCGCGTACTCGTGCGCCACCACCCCGGCGTCGAAGGCGCCGTCCACGCAGGGGCCGTACCACTGCGCGGCCACCGGCTGGAAGAGGTAGTGGCCGGCGATCCCCGGCAGCCCGTCCTGCAGGGTCACCTGGTGGGCGCCGTTACGGCCGGTGAAGGTCGGGAAGCCGCCGCTGACCGCCGCCGTCTGCACGTGCCCGAGTTCGCGGTCGCCG
This is a stretch of genomic DNA from Actinopolymorpha sp. NPDC004070. It encodes these proteins:
- a CDS encoding M36 family metallopeptidase translates to MRAQRQTRRSAPTGRLARTIRTAALVLGLPAVAIGGLSLPSPAVADESTGEPADRPSPVGTAGATGTAGVLALDRPLVSEDRDVRHGQLIPSRAQRTAAHRLAATVRWTRFATPAEITRVDGPLATGLPGGSRVEVARGFLAANRLLFRMSADRVRDLEVVQDSRLTDGLTDGTGPGASAAQDVVASAVPDEDAPAVRDAGRAGVVTFRERFGSLPAGAGGLVSVAVAGNQVVYVTSSAYGDAAPPPPARLTPVQAWLRAAADVGRVVSPGSVGLLDRPRDRRRWTTFTVVGMAQAQQARLVAVGVPGRGVRPAYEVNVVDVQGGEAYADTSFVDAVTGAVLVLHHRVDHLGTEDARPEYSPPSSADAAVNNAARTAPAWYDLLVPPAVVQRTVAGPGAGFTDSWHRSRCASATLVPGGNDVDAAVANVFSLHSRLHDWTYALGFDEGRGNLQQVNPGTPGTRAGLDGDRELGHVQTAAVSGGFPTFTGRNGAHQVTLQDGLPGIAGHYLFQPVAAQWYGPCVDGAFDAGVVAHEYAHAMASRLVGGPDAGITTVAGRAVAEGWADLVAAEFLAETGTRTSPEARSTTGPAESAAIGAYVAGSDWRGVRNYRIGTAPLNYGNVGYDPAGGLAADGEIWSAVNWDIRRALVRKYAATAPPGDRALQRSCARGALPVTRCPGNRRWIQLLVDSMSLQQSSVSMLGARNALLAANRLRFGGADLPELWEAFARRGFGARATAPGGDRRGEPDFTVPGFVRPAAAHVQLVMAAIARPYGRSVAGARIHVGRYADPSTPVADTDPATTRGMTVRLLPGRYELTWSAPGYGMGHTTVTLKAGRTRHLTLYLNPNLASAANGARVLPGGSSHGQEAAQLDALVDDRESTAWSVTGQRPDARGTTVTVDLAGSAPRWVRSVRVSAVTTDRFAALRRFAVETCAQVQGGPRCDGPHGRWTRILAPAAGPAFDTARPRPMRPDLGFRDFDVRDRRATHLRLVVLDTQCTGNPAYRGEQEADPLATSNCLASAEAGDIAVAELMVYGADRHTRHAPTRSAVWN